The Scomber scombrus chromosome 5, fScoSco1.1, whole genome shotgun sequence genome window below encodes:
- the tlcd1 gene encoding TLC domain-containing protein 1 yields MEALFPVLKSHPAQSVLVCSVLFRVVHRLLQRLPVPKVVRQDEYRAWKWRNLSVSMVHSLLTGTWALTCVVVWPETLRNIHSYHTPLSYLLVCVSTGYFVQDAGDIILTGHARGSWEFLLHHALVIWSFMYALYTQLYVAGAVIALFVEVNSVTLHLRLMLKLSGDQFSPMYHINKLANLFTYITFRLCTQFYLTWYMVNNYSWMDHGGYFLTTMIMMNIMILIYFYRLLRADFFPHSKSYVGQNGTHNNNSKKFLSE; encoded by the exons atggaggcCCTATTTCCTGTGCTGAAGAGTCACCCGGCCCAGTCAGTGCTGGTGTGCTCTGTACTTTTCAGGGTGGTCCACAGGTTGCTGCAGAGGCTGCCAGTGCCCAAAGTGGTGAGGCAGGATGAGTATCGCGCCTGGAAGTGGAGGAACCTCTCTGTGTCCATGGTGCACTCACTGCTGACTGGGACATGGGCCTTGACCTG TGTGGTGGTTTGGCCGGAGACGCTGAGAAACATCCACTCTTACCACACCCCGCTATCCTACCTGCTCGTCTGCGTTTCAACAG gATACTTTGTGCAAGATGCAGGTGATATTATCCTGACGGGACATGCAAGAGGATCGTGGGAATTCTTACTCCATCATGCACTG GTGATCTGGAGTTTCATGTACGCTCTCTACACTCAGCTGTATGTAGCCGGCGCTGTAATCGCTCTCTTTGTAGAGGTCAACAGCGTCACCCTGCACCTGAGGCTGATGCTGAAGCTGTCGGGAGATCAGTTCTCCCCCATGTACCACATCAACAAACTCGCCAACCTCTTCACCTACATCACTTTCCGTCTGTGCACCCAGTTCTACCTCACCTGGTACATGGTCAACAATTACTCCTGGATGGACCACGGCGGATACTTTCTCACCACCATGATCATGATGAATATTATGATCCTGATTTATTTCTACCGCTTGCTCCGCGCAGACTTCTTCCCTCACAGTAAGAGCTATGTGGGACAGAACGGGACCCATAATAACAACTCTAAGAAGTTTCTTAGTGAGTGA